The following proteins are encoded in a genomic region of Tenacibaculum sp. 190524A05c:
- a CDS encoding class I SAM-dependent methyltransferase produces the protein MGKKFNFFKEAIATAKTSGTIAPSSRFLADRMLKGIDFDSAELIVELGPGNGAITKHLLQRIGPNTKLICFEINENFYNELQKIDHPQLVVLKESAEYLRREIQNFGFNEADYIVSSLPLSIIPKEISMSILNKSHDILKNGGKYIQFQYSLNYLKKLKTVFGKENISIQFEAINIPPAFVYQCSKN, from the coding sequence TTGGGTAAAAAGTTTAATTTTTTTAAAGAAGCAATAGCCACAGCAAAAACCTCGGGAACAATAGCTCCTAGTTCTAGATTTTTAGCAGATAGAATGTTAAAAGGAATTGATTTTGATTCAGCAGAGCTAATTGTAGAGTTAGGTCCAGGTAATGGTGCCATTACAAAACATCTATTGCAAAGAATTGGACCAAACACAAAACTGATTTGTTTCGAGATAAATGAAAACTTTTATAATGAATTGCAAAAAATAGATCATCCTCAACTAGTAGTCTTAAAAGAGTCTGCTGAATACTTGAGGCGAGAAATTCAGAATTTCGGTTTTAATGAAGCTGATTATATTGTTTCTAGTTTACCATTATCTATAATACCAAAGGAAATTTCAATGAGTATTTTGAATAAATCTCATGATATTTTAAAAAATGGCGGTAAATATATTCAGTTTCAATATTCGTTAAACTATTTAAAGAAATTGAAAACCGTATTCGGAAAAGAGAATATTTCAATTCAATTTGAAGCTATTAATATTCCTCCTGCTTTTGTGTATCAATGTTCGAAGAACTAA
- a CDS encoding ComF family protein: protein MELDDHSNNIVTNSFYGRTKIEKAISFLSFHKKNTTQKLIHELKYNGRQEIGTSLGLWFTENQKDGTFFSNIDYIIPVPIHPKKMRKRGYNQVSSFCKSLSEKFNIPVLEKVLFRGKNSSSQTSKNRLERSKTIENDFMLNHSEEIENKHVLLIDDVITTGATIEACCKELLKTPNLRISVLSIAFTAHT from the coding sequence TTGGAACTAGACGATCATTCTAACAATATTGTTACAAACTCTTTTTACGGAAGAACAAAAATTGAAAAAGCGATTTCTTTTCTTTCATTCCACAAGAAAAATACAACACAAAAATTAATTCACGAATTAAAGTACAATGGGCGACAAGAGATTGGTACAAGTTTAGGATTATGGTTTACTGAAAATCAAAAAGATGGAACTTTCTTTTCCAACATTGATTATATAATTCCTGTACCGATTCATCCTAAGAAAATGAGAAAACGAGGTTACAACCAAGTAAGTAGTTTCTGTAAAAGTTTAAGTGAAAAATTTAACATTCCTGTTTTAGAAAAAGTTTTATTCAGAGGTAAAAATAGCAGTTCTCAAACTTCTAAAAATCGTCTTGAACGATCAAAAACCATTGAAAATGATTTTATGCTTAACCATTCAGAAGAAATTGAAAACAAACATGTCCTATTAATAGATGATGTTATAACTACAGGTGCAACTATTGAAGCTTGTTGTAAAGAATTGTTAAAAACACCTAATTTGAGAATAAGTGTTTTAAGTATTGCGTTTACAGCACATACTTAG
- a CDS encoding Ig-like domain-containing protein, with amino-acid sequence MKFFKYSLFLFSLGLVIQSCARKGTPGGGPKDEDAPIMVVAKPAHESLNFNEDEIRIYFDEYIVLRELTKKLIISPPFKTPALITPQGTPSKYIDIKILDTLKKNTTYTFNFGDAVQDNNEGNKLDNFRYVFSTGDYIDSLTLKGSVIDVLERKKTKNYNLLLYKIDSAFNDSIIYKRKPDYVTKTFDSLNYKFENISEGKYRIYALEEETSNYLFNSKTDRIAFLETEVSLPKDSILNKPIVLFSEDQPYKYKRVKEIKKGKVQFAFTGKQTDLKVKLLTDVPKDFKAFSKLTKDKDSLTYWHTPVELDSLNFIVTNGTSIDSTRVTLRKKKIDSLSISTNIKNRNLHLKDTLKIFTNNPIVDFDREKFTMTVSDSIPLDFEVKKMAFDELAVLFEVKPKSKYQLKVLPEAIEDLYKVKSKDTLDYIIRTAQVEDYGAIILDVKKEVEEPVILELVLDNKVEKRIFLKSSKKLEFRLLNPKDYIIRAIIDANDNGVWDTGDYLKNIQPERIVFFEKELKLRANWELNETFTIKKESP; translated from the coding sequence GTGAAGTTTTTTAAATACTCTTTATTTCTTTTTTCATTAGGTTTAGTAATTCAAAGTTGCGCTAGAAAAGGAACTCCTGGTGGAGGACCTAAAGATGAAGACGCGCCAATTATGGTTGTTGCCAAACCTGCACATGAGAGTTTAAACTTTAATGAAGATGAAATTCGTATTTATTTTGACGAGTATATTGTTTTAAGAGAATTGACCAAGAAATTAATTATTTCTCCTCCTTTTAAAACTCCCGCTTTAATTACTCCACAAGGAACACCAAGCAAGTATATTGATATAAAGATTCTTGATACATTAAAGAAAAATACTACCTACACTTTTAATTTTGGAGATGCCGTTCAGGATAATAATGAAGGGAACAAACTAGATAATTTTAGATATGTGTTTTCTACTGGTGATTATATCGATTCCTTAACATTAAAAGGTTCTGTAATTGATGTTTTAGAAAGAAAAAAGACTAAAAATTACAATCTATTATTATACAAAATAGACTCTGCCTTTAATGATTCAATTATTTACAAGAGAAAACCTGATTATGTTACCAAAACTTTTGATTCTTTAAACTATAAGTTTGAGAATATTAGTGAAGGAAAATACAGAATTTACGCATTGGAGGAAGAAACTTCAAACTATTTATTCAACTCCAAAACAGATAGAATTGCTTTTTTAGAAACAGAAGTTTCTCTACCGAAGGATAGCATACTTAATAAGCCTATTGTGCTTTTTTCTGAAGATCAACCTTACAAATACAAACGCGTAAAAGAAATAAAAAAAGGTAAAGTACAATTTGCATTTACAGGAAAGCAAACTGATTTAAAAGTTAAATTATTAACGGACGTTCCTAAAGATTTTAAAGCTTTCTCTAAACTCACAAAGGATAAAGACTCGTTAACCTATTGGCACACTCCTGTTGAGCTTGACTCTCTTAATTTTATTGTGACCAATGGAACAAGTATTGACTCAACTAGAGTTACTTTAAGGAAGAAGAAAATAGATTCATTATCTATATCTACCAATATTAAAAACAGGAACTTACATTTAAAAGATACGCTTAAGATATTTACGAACAATCCTATCGTAGATTTTGATAGAGAAAAGTTCACCATGACCGTTTCAGACAGTATTCCTTTAGATTTTGAGGTTAAGAAAATGGCCTTTGATGAGCTTGCGGTTTTATTTGAAGTGAAACCTAAATCTAAATATCAATTAAAGGTGCTTCCTGAGGCCATTGAGGATTTATATAAAGTAAAGTCTAAAGATACCTTAGATTACATAATACGTACTGCTCAAGTGGAAGATTATGGTGCAATTATACTAGATGTTAAAAAAGAGGTTGAAGAACCTGTTATACTTGAACTTGTTCTAGACAATAAAGTTGAAAAAAGAATCTTTTTAAAGTCTTCTAAAAAATTGGAATTTAGACTTTTAAATCCTAAAGACTACATCATAAGAGCAATAATTGACGCTAACGATAACGGTGTTTGGGACACTGGAGATTATTTAAAAAATATTCAACCAGAACGTATTGTGTTTTTCGAAAAAGAACTCAAATTAAGAGCCAACTGGGAGCTCAACGAAACTTTTACGATTAAAAAAGAGAGTCCCTAA
- a CDS encoding energy transducer TonB yields the protein MKTPLRLLVYLFLVNIITAQTNKVCSSKVVVVEDLNSIDKCKALNDKLSNKEKPSRQIYLRLSHVNRRFLRKRKPDVKSIRKAKEAVQAISELDSKGLNKDSNKTSIPSENLVTKKHSSSIFKLNEVDYIPVFNSCLETKDMNTLKCFKSEIGKHIQNNFEYPEEALENDITGKITVKFIFDKNGNIKINEVLDENEDKVLGNYTKNLILKLPKFKPAKKNGVSVPLSYELSLDFSL from the coding sequence ATGAAAACCCCCCTAAGATTGTTAGTTTACTTGTTTTTAGTAAACATAATCACAGCTCAAACCAATAAGGTTTGTAGCTCCAAAGTAGTTGTAGTTGAAGATTTAAATAGCATTGATAAATGCAAAGCTTTAAATGATAAACTCAGCAATAAAGAAAAGCCTTCACGACAAATCTATCTAAGATTAAGTCATGTAAATAGAAGATTTTTAAGAAAACGTAAACCAGATGTAAAGTCTATTCGTAAAGCTAAAGAAGCTGTTCAAGCTATCAGCGAACTAGATTCTAAAGGTTTAAATAAGGATTCTAATAAAACTTCTATACCTAGCGAAAATCTTGTTACCAAAAAACACAGTTCGTCTATTTTTAAATTAAATGAAGTGGATTACATTCCTGTTTTCAACTCTTGTTTGGAAACTAAGGATATGAATACTTTAAAGTGTTTTAAATCGGAAATAGGAAAACATATTCAGAATAATTTTGAATACCCAGAAGAGGCGTTAGAAAACGATATTACAGGTAAAATTACTGTCAAGTTTATTTTTGATAAAAATGGAAACATTAAAATCAATGAAGTGCTTGACGAAAATGAAGATAAAGTATTAGGAAACTATACAAAAAACCTAATTCTTAAGCTTCCTAAATTTAAACCTGCTAAGAAAAACGGAGTTTCAGTTCCGTTATCATATGAACTTTCTCTTGATTTCTCTCTGTAA